A genomic stretch from Eretmochelys imbricata isolate rEreImb1 chromosome 24, rEreImb1.hap1, whole genome shotgun sequence includes:
- the LOC144279667 gene encoding acyl-coenzyme A thioesterase THEM4-like, translating into MWRNCVRLAKGLGRSAVLRLDPKVSRCGVVRGLSPTAPCSPTAPCSLLWNSVTWLSQAKQSKDYALPNSSWSQGMMDLYNRFLEMCKDGTWKRIPSYGNSVDHIPESLKLAPEKEQKETRLFPRNMDTEGLGFEYAMFLKPSEKRMVCLFQPGPYLEGHAGFAHGGSTATIIDSTIGGCAIFVAGRVMTANLSINYRNPIPLGSVVLVDSKVDQVEGRKVFLSCQVRSIDGQTLHAEATALFIQLNSTKSLQQQMSSQ; encoded by the exons GAATTGTGTTAGGTTGGCAAAGGGGCTTGGTCGCAGTGCAGTCCTCCGTCTGGATCCAAAGGTGTCACGCTGCGGTGTCGTTCGAGGGTTAAGTCCAACAGCCCCATGCAGTCCAACAGCCCCATGCAGTCTGCTCTGGAACTCTGTG ACCTGGCTCTCTCAGGCCAAACAGTCGAAGGATTATGCCCTCCCCAActccagctggagccagggcaTGATGGATTTGTATAACAGGTTCCTGGAGATGTGTAAAGATGGGACATGGAAAAGGATTCCTTCCTACGGCAATAGTGTTGATCATATACCAG AATCGCTGAAGCTAGCGCCTGAAAAGGAGCAGAAGGAAACCCGCCTCTTCCCCAGAAACATGGATACAGAAGGACTGGGCTTCGAATATGCCATGTTCCTTAAACCATCTGAGAAAAGGATGGTGTGTCTGTTCCAGCCGGGCCCCTATCTGGAAGGGCATGCGGG GTTTGCCCATGGGGGCTCCACGGCAACGATCATTGACAGCACTATTGGGGGCTGCGCTATATTTGTTGCTGGCAGGGTGATGACTGCTAACCTCAGTATAAACTACAGGAA CCCCATTCCGCTGGGCTCGGTGGTCTTGGTGGACAGCAAAGTGGACCAAGTCGAGGGAAGGAAAGTGTTTCTGTCCTGTCAAGTCAGGAGCATCGATGGCCAAACGCTTCATGCAGAGGCAACCG CCCTGTTTATCCAGCTGAATTCCACAAagtccctgcagcagcagatgagcTCCCAGTGA